One segment of Stomatobaculum sp. F0698 DNA contains the following:
- a CDS encoding helix-turn-helix domain-containing protein, protein MLENNIEIDVKVKCVEEQTTQAELAEKVGTSPSYVNSLIKNPEKIVNKTFLQMMEKLG, encoded by the coding sequence ATGCTGGAAAACAATATTGAAATTGATGTAAAGGTAAAGTGCGTAGAGGAACAGACCACTCAGGCGGAGCTTGCGGAAAAGGTGGGAACCTCTCCTTCGTATGTAAACAGCCTTATCAAGAATCCGGAGAAGATCGTGAATAAGACCTTTTTGCAGATGATGGAAAAGCTCGGATAG